The following are encoded in a window of Thermococcus alcaliphilus genomic DNA:
- a CDS encoding COG2426 family protein gives MNGLLEVFLLSLLPTFEGRYAIVYGIGRGYSLSGTLIMASLGVLLLSLTLPLLLPLIDWVMLKLEDTPLGKFAELYLKYVERARKKAHPYVEKWGFLGLIVFVAIPLPGTGVWTGSLAAYIFGMEKRKTIPALIIGGLLSILITLIPSLGLVKII, from the coding sequence GTGAACGGTCTGCTTGAGGTGTTTTTACTCTCACTCCTTCCAACCTTTGAGGGGAGGTATGCCATAGTTTATGGTATTGGTAGGGGTTACTCTCTCTCCGGCACTTTAATCATGGCATCGCTTGGAGTGCTGCTTCTCTCCTTAACTTTGCCACTCCTTCTGCCTCTGATAGACTGGGTAATGCTTAAACTTGAAGATACCCCTCTAGGGAAGTTTGCGGAGCTCTATTTGAAATATGTCGAGAGAGCTAGAAAGAAAGCTCACCCCTATGTTGAGAAGTGGGGGTTCTTAGGCCTCATTGTTTTTGTTGCTATACCCCTTCCAGGAACTGGCGTATGGACGGGAAGCTTAGCGGCTTACATATTTGGAATGGAAAAAAGAAAAACAATCCCTGCGCTGATAATTGGAGGGCTTTTGAGCATTTTGATAACTCTCATACCAAGCTTAGGTCTGGTAAAAATAATTTAA
- the rgy gene encoding reverse gyrase, with the protein MKAIYRGMCPNCEDRISDLRLYKKHPCEVCLDEEIKAEVYFDLIKGIRDALKLRGTLKHWEELYSLEKKLNEAEELFKKATGFTFWSAQKTWVKRLVRGKSFSIIAPTGMGKSVFGAFMSIYYAKKGKKSYIILPTTPLVIQTIKRVQTFAEKAGVSVNLAYYHGNMKKKEKEEMLQKIQNGDFDILITSAQYLARNFDLLKDKRFDFIFVDDVDAFLKASKNIDRSLILLGFTEEIIQKAWEIIKLKKQMAKYLNGNSKDKNEKLKELNKQINTVEREIRKFKRENKIGVLIVASATGSARGDRIKLYRELLDFEVGSGRSALRNVVDSYIFPEKPIEEHVKELLKTLGSGGLIFVPIDQGIAYAEKLTNYLQDLGFKVELVSARNKKGLERFEKGEVDYLIGVATYYGSIVRGLDLPHLIRYAIFTGVPKFRFSIDLEQPTIYRVLGLMSEVMEFLENEDRRNAEKLYARLRRLIRNIPQFEILKIEEALAEGLPLEGFSNHVLEVFKEAVEFLRNVLKKPEVLKRIEEDPFVSLKKEEGKWYIEIPDVRTYIQATGRTSRLFAGGITKGLSVVIVDNEKVFNGLKRQMRWRFAEFDMKPFNELNLEELLKEIDADREKVRLIMEGKIAEKTKDLVKSALMIVESPNKARTIASFFGQPSKRRIGDLVAYEVSIGELMLTILASGGHMFDLVTNEGYHGVLIKENDGKLYFIPVYDTLKRCRECGHQFVDWEKKGVCPRCGSRDVRDALENVIAMREIAQEVDEILIGTDPDVEGEKIAWDIRNVLSPYTPTIKRIEFHEVTRPAILKALKEARDVNEARVNAQLVRRIEDRWIGFELSQKLWEVFENTYLSAGRVQTPVLGWVIERYREFVESETDFMRLTLENDLEVTLEGVKEEVQEVIVEEVQLEERDLNPLPPYTTDTMLQDASRFLGFSTDYTMRLAQDLFELGLVTYIRTDSTHVSNVGIEVAKEYITEEVGEDYFAPRKWGEEGAHECIRPTRPIDTGRLMQLLRDGIITLARGLTRDHFRLYDMIFKRFMTSQMKAAKILYEKAVIDAKVAKAEIEGYVEILFDGWTRLRNPPLRQLPKLEKGQRIKVKDIKKWRAPKVPLFTQGDIIALMKERKIGRPSTYAKIVKTLLDRHYVIETKGRKKLVPTELGTKVYHYLITKYKELVSEERTRQLEELMDLVEENKVDYQEVLNDMYEEIRKYIA; encoded by the coding sequence ATGAAGGCCATATACAGGGGCATGTGTCCTAACTGTGAGGACAGGATAAGTGATTTACGTTTATACAAGAAGCATCCTTGTGAGGTCTGCTTGGATGAGGAAATAAAAGCCGAAGTATATTTTGATCTGATAAAAGGAATTAGGGATGCCCTAAAGCTCAGAGGAACTTTAAAACACTGGGAAGAGCTATATTCTCTTGAGAAAAAGTTGAATGAGGCTGAAGAGCTTTTCAAGAAAGCTACCGGCTTCACGTTTTGGAGCGCCCAAAAAACTTGGGTTAAGCGTTTAGTGAGGGGAAAAAGCTTCTCTATAATCGCCCCTACTGGAATGGGAAAAAGCGTTTTTGGGGCTTTCATGTCGATTTACTATGCAAAAAAGGGTAAGAAATCATATATAATTTTGCCGACAACACCTCTGGTAATTCAAACAATCAAGAGAGTCCAGACATTTGCAGAAAAAGCCGGGGTAAGCGTTAACTTAGCTTACTACCACGGGAACATGAAGAAAAAAGAGAAGGAAGAAATGCTCCAAAAAATCCAGAATGGAGATTTTGACATCCTTATAACCTCTGCACAGTATTTAGCAAGGAATTTTGATCTCTTAAAGGATAAGAGGTTCGATTTTATATTTGTGGATGATGTTGATGCATTCCTCAAAGCCTCAAAGAACATAGACCGCTCCCTTATTCTCCTCGGTTTTACCGAAGAGATCATTCAGAAGGCTTGGGAGATTATAAAACTCAAAAAGCAGATGGCAAAATACCTTAACGGTAACAGTAAGGACAAAAATGAAAAGCTAAAAGAGCTGAACAAGCAGATAAACACAGTTGAGAGGGAGATTAGAAAGTTTAAGCGAGAAAACAAAATTGGAGTTCTAATCGTAGCTTCCGCCACTGGAAGTGCTAGAGGAGATAGAATAAAGCTTTACCGTGAGCTTTTGGATTTCGAGGTGGGAAGCGGCAGATCTGCGTTGAGAAACGTCGTGGACAGCTATATCTTCCCCGAAAAGCCAATAGAGGAGCACGTCAAAGAGCTGTTAAAAACTTTAGGCTCGGGAGGACTCATATTCGTCCCAATTGACCAGGGAATAGCGTATGCAGAGAAACTAACGAATTACCTGCAAGATTTAGGATTTAAGGTGGAGTTAGTCTCGGCAAGGAACAAAAAGGGGCTTGAAAGATTCGAGAAGGGAGAGGTTGATTACCTAATAGGGGTTGCTACATATTATGGCTCTATTGTTAGAGGATTAGATCTGCCCCATCTAATAAGATATGCCATATTTACTGGAGTTCCAAAGTTCCGGTTCAGTATAGACCTCGAACAGCCTACTATATACAGGGTTTTAGGACTGATGAGTGAGGTCATGGAATTCCTTGAAAATGAGGATAGGAGAAACGCCGAAAAGCTGTACGCTAGGCTAAGGAGGCTCATAAGAAATATCCCGCAGTTTGAAATCTTAAAAATAGAGGAAGCACTAGCAGAAGGGCTACCCCTAGAAGGGTTCTCAAATCACGTTCTTGAAGTTTTTAAGGAAGCCGTTGAGTTCCTTAGAAACGTATTAAAGAAGCCCGAAGTCCTAAAAAGAATAGAAGAAGATCCTTTTGTGAGCCTCAAGAAAGAGGAGGGAAAGTGGTACATAGAGATTCCCGACGTGAGGACGTACATACAGGCCACAGGAAGAACTTCGAGACTTTTTGCTGGAGGTATTACAAAGGGACTCAGCGTTGTGATAGTGGACAATGAGAAGGTTTTCAATGGCTTGAAGAGGCAGATGCGCTGGCGCTTTGCGGAGTTTGATATGAAGCCCTTCAATGAGCTCAATTTGGAGGAGTTGCTGAAAGAGATTGACGCTGATAGGGAGAAAGTCAGGCTCATCATGGAGGGTAAAATAGCAGAGAAGACAAAAGACCTTGTAAAATCTGCCCTTATGATAGTAGAATCGCCAAACAAAGCCAGAACTATTGCGAGTTTCTTTGGACAGCCAAGCAAGAGGCGTATTGGTGATTTGGTAGCGTATGAAGTAAGCATAGGAGAACTAATGCTCACCATACTGGCAAGCGGAGGGCATATGTTCGATCTCGTTACAAACGAAGGTTACCATGGAGTTTTAATAAAGGAAAACGACGGAAAGCTCTACTTTATCCCGGTTTACGATACCTTAAAGCGCTGTAGAGAGTGCGGGCATCAATTTGTGGACTGGGAAAAGAAAGGAGTATGTCCCAGATGTGGTTCAAGAGACGTGAGGGATGCCCTCGAAAATGTGATTGCAATGAGGGAAATTGCTCAGGAAGTTGATGAAATACTGATTGGAACGGATCCCGATGTTGAGGGTGAAAAGATTGCATGGGACATAAGAAACGTCCTCTCTCCGTATACTCCAACCATAAAGAGGATAGAGTTCCATGAGGTTACGAGGCCCGCTATTCTAAAGGCCCTTAAAGAGGCAAGAGACGTAAACGAGGCAAGGGTAAATGCCCAGCTTGTGAGGAGAATAGAAGACAGGTGGATAGGATTTGAGCTTAGCCAGAAGCTCTGGGAGGTTTTTGAGAACACTTACCTTTCAGCTGGAAGAGTCCAAACCCCCGTTCTAGGCTGGGTCATAGAGAGATACAGAGAATTCGTGGAAAGTGAAACCGATTTCATGAGGCTGACACTCGAAAACGACTTGGAAGTGACACTGGAGGGAGTTAAGGAAGAAGTTCAAGAAGTTATCGTGGAAGAAGTCCAGCTGGAAGAGAGAGACCTAAATCCCCTCCCACCGTATACCACCGATACAATGCTCCAGGATGCCTCAAGATTCCTAGGATTTTCAACCGACTACACTATGAGACTCGCCCAAGACCTCTTCGAACTCGGTCTAGTAACTTACATAAGAACAGATTCCACCCATGTGAGCAACGTTGGTATTGAAGTTGCCAAGGAATACATTACCGAAGAGGTCGGTGAAGATTACTTTGCTCCGAGGAAGTGGGGTGAAGAGGGAGCACACGAGTGTATAAGACCTACAAGACCCATAGACACTGGAAGACTCATGCAGTTGCTGAGGGATGGAATAATAACCCTTGCAAGGGGTCTAACGAGAGACCACTTCAGGCTCTATGATATGATATTCAAGCGCTTTATGACCTCCCAAATGAAAGCGGCAAAAATACTTTATGAAAAGGCAGTTATTGATGCAAAGGTAGCAAAAGCGGAAATAGAAGGTTACGTGGAGATACTCTTCGATGGATGGACAAGACTTAGGAACCCTCCACTAAGACAGCTTCCCAAACTTGAAAAAGGACAGAGGATTAAGGTTAAGGACATCAAGAAATGGAGGGCTCCAAAAGTACCCCTGTTTACTCAAGGAGACATAATTGCCCTAATGAAGGAGCGCAAAATCGGTAGGCCTTCTACGTATGCAAAGATAGTCAAAACTCTCTTAGACAGGCACTACGTTATCGAAACGAAGGGAAGGAAGAAGTTAGTGCCAACAGAACTAGGCACGAAGGTTTACCACTACCTAATCACAAAATACAAGGAGCTTGTGAGTGAGGAAAGAACCAGACAGCTGGAAGAGCTCATGGATCTTGTGGAGGAAAACAAGGTAGATTACCAAGAAGTGCTGAACGATATGTACGAGGAGATAAGAAAGTACATTGCCTAA
- the ndk gene encoding nucleoside-diphosphate kinase produces the protein MNKTERTLVIIKPDAVVRGLIGEIISRFEKRGLKIIGMKMIHIDRELAEKHYEEHKGKPFFEPLIDYITKAPSVVMVLEGRYAISVVRKMCGATDPKDAEPGTIRGDYGLDVGDAIYNVIHASDSEETAKREIALYFKEDELFEYCKAAEWFYHSHWDKEKGEYLDSTDCLKL, from the coding sequence ATGAACAAGACGGAAAGGACTCTTGTGATTATAAAGCCCGATGCCGTTGTTAGGGGCCTTATAGGTGAAATTATAAGCAGATTCGAGAAGAGAGGCCTTAAAATAATCGGGATGAAGATGATCCACATTGATAGAGAATTAGCGGAGAAGCACTATGAGGAACACAAGGGGAAGCCCTTCTTTGAGCCTCTGATAGACTATATTACCAAAGCGCCAAGTGTAGTAATGGTTCTCGAAGGCAGGTATGCCATAAGCGTCGTTAGGAAAATGTGCGGTGCAACTGACCCCAAGGATGCAGAGCCGGGAACCATAAGGGGCGACTACGGTCTTGATGTTGGAGATGCGATTTACAACGTTATTCACGCCTCAGACAGCGAGGAAACCGCAAAAAGGGAAATAGCACTCTACTTCAAAGAGGACGAGCTCTTTGAGTACTGCAAGGCTGCTGAGTGGTTCTACCACTCCCACTGGGACAAGGAGAAAGGGGAGTACTTAGACTCCACAGATTGCTTGAAGCTTTGA
- a CDS encoding DUF7411 family protein → MEVYHLYSGGKDSSLAAYILRKIGYEVKLITINFGVLDSWKYAKETAEALGFPHEVIFLDREILVEAAEMCIRDSHPSNAIQFIHEKALEEVAKLRHVERISDGTRRDDRVPFLDQRKTRSLEDRFNVQYIRPLLGLGYRTIRELTEKLFVVELKESEKLEKSDYEVELRYLLREKGVDPLTIFPKKHLQSRVLGWKKEKGHL, encoded by the coding sequence ATGGAGGTTTATCACCTCTACAGCGGAGGGAAAGATTCTTCGCTTGCGGCTTATATTTTGAGAAAGATTGGATACGAGGTAAAACTTATTACTATTAACTTTGGAGTCCTCGACAGCTGGAAATATGCTAAGGAAACAGCTGAGGCTCTTGGCTTTCCCCATGAGGTAATCTTCCTTGACAGGGAAATTCTTGTGGAAGCGGCTGAGATGTGCATAAGGGACTCTCATCCTAGCAATGCAATTCAGTTTATTCACGAAAAAGCTCTAGAAGAAGTTGCAAAGCTTAGGCATGTGGAGAGAATAAGCGACGGAACAAGAAGAGATGATAGAGTGCCCTTCCTTGATCAGAGAAAAACGAGAAGTCTTGAAGATAGATTTAACGTTCAGTACATAAGACCTCTTCTCGGTTTGGGTTATAGGACGATACGGGAACTTACGGAGAAGCTTTTCGTCGTGGAGCTTAAAGAGAGCGAAAAGCTCGAGAAATCCGACTATGAAGTAGAGCTGAGATATCTTTTAAGGGAAAAAGGGGTAGATCCTCTCACAATTTTTCCGAAAAAGCATCTGCAGTCGAGGGTATTGGGGTGGAAAAAAGAAAAGGGTCACTTGTGA
- the infB gene encoding translation initiation factor IF-2, with the protein MKKIRQPIIAVLGHVDHGKTTMLDRIRNTRVAEKEAGGITQHIGATEVPIEVVKQLAGPLLSLWKGEIKLPGLLFIDTPGHEAFTSLRARGGSLADLAILVVDINEGFQPQTIESIEILRKYRTPFVVAANKIDRIKGWKIVENEPFLVNIKKQDQRAVQELETKLWELIGKFYELGFQANRFDRVQDFRRELAIIPVSAKYGIGLPELLVLIAGLAQKYLEEKLKIEVEGPARGTILEVREEVGFGTTIDVIIYDGTLRKDDIIVVGGKDKAIVTKIRALLKPKPLDEIRDPRYRFDQVEEVSAAAGIKIAAPNLEEALAGSPVIAARTEEEIKRAKREILEQIKSIIISTDKVGVIVKADTIGSLEALSKELQEKNIPIRKADVGNISKTDVMEALSVKEEESLYGVVIGFNVKVNEDAEEVAKAKKIPIFVGNVIYKIIEDYEAWVKAEEEKKKKELLAQTKFPGVIKIFPDERYIFRRSHPAIVGIEVIEGRIKPGYPLMKQNGERVGVIKSIKSKEDFLQEAKKGDQVAIAIEGAIVGRHIHPGEILYVDISRDDAIRLVKELRDMLDETDIRALKETAKVKAQKDPFWSAL; encoded by the coding sequence ATGAAAAAAATTAGACAGCCAATTATAGCGGTTCTTGGACACGTAGATCATGGTAAGACCACGATGCTTGATAGAATACGTAATACCCGCGTAGCTGAGAAAGAAGCGGGTGGAATTACTCAGCACATTGGTGCGACCGAGGTTCCTATTGAAGTGGTTAAACAACTCGCTGGACCCCTTTTAAGTTTGTGGAAAGGCGAAATTAAACTTCCGGGATTGCTCTTTATAGACACTCCCGGCCACGAGGCTTTTACGAGCTTGAGAGCCAGAGGAGGCAGTTTAGCCGATTTGGCAATCCTTGTAGTTGATATAAACGAGGGCTTCCAGCCCCAGACTATTGAGAGCATAGAGATCTTGAGAAAATACAGAACTCCCTTTGTTGTCGCTGCAAATAAAATTGACCGTATTAAAGGATGGAAAATCGTTGAAAACGAGCCTTTCTTGGTAAACATCAAAAAACAGGATCAAAGGGCAGTTCAGGAGCTTGAGACAAAGCTTTGGGAACTAATAGGAAAATTTTATGAGCTTGGCTTCCAGGCCAATAGGTTCGATCGTGTTCAGGACTTCAGAAGGGAACTCGCCATAATTCCCGTTTCAGCCAAATATGGAATAGGCCTTCCAGAATTGCTTGTTCTTATAGCGGGTTTGGCTCAGAAATATCTCGAAGAGAAGCTGAAGATAGAGGTTGAAGGTCCCGCGAGAGGAACTATTTTGGAAGTTAGGGAGGAAGTAGGCTTTGGGACAACAATAGACGTGATAATTTATGATGGAACCCTCAGAAAAGACGATATAATAGTTGTGGGTGGCAAGGATAAGGCAATAGTCACAAAAATAAGGGCTCTCCTTAAGCCGAAGCCTCTTGACGAGATAAGAGATCCAAGATATCGCTTTGATCAGGTTGAGGAAGTTTCTGCAGCAGCTGGAATTAAGATAGCCGCCCCAAACTTAGAGGAAGCTCTCGCAGGTTCCCCGGTTATAGCGGCAAGAACTGAAGAGGAGATAAAGAGAGCAAAAAGAGAAATCCTTGAGCAGATAAAGAGCATAATTATAAGCACGGACAAAGTTGGCGTTATTGTAAAAGCCGACACAATAGGAAGTCTCGAAGCGCTAAGCAAAGAACTGCAGGAAAAGAATATTCCAATAAGAAAGGCAGACGTTGGAAACATAAGCAAAACGGATGTTATGGAGGCATTGAGCGTAAAGGAGGAGGAATCTCTCTACGGTGTTGTCATAGGTTTTAATGTGAAGGTCAATGAAGACGCAGAGGAAGTTGCAAAGGCCAAGAAGATCCCGATATTTGTCGGCAACGTTATCTATAAAATCATAGAAGACTACGAGGCATGGGTGAAGGCTGAGGAAGAAAAGAAGAAAAAAGAACTTTTAGCTCAAACAAAGTTCCCAGGAGTAATTAAGATATTCCCAGATGAACGCTACATCTTCAGGAGAAGCCACCCAGCAATAGTTGGAATAGAGGTTATTGAAGGTAGGATAAAGCCGGGATACCCACTGATGAAGCAAAATGGAGAGCGGGTTGGGGTTATAAAATCAATAAAATCCAAAGAAGACTTCCTGCAGGAAGCAAAGAAGGGAGATCAGGTTGCTATAGCCATTGAGGGTGCAATAGTCGGAAGGCACATCCATCCTGGGGAGATACTTTACGTCGATATAAGCAGGGATGATGCAATAAGACTCGTGAAGGAGCTCAGGGATATGTTGGATGAGACCGACATAAGGGCACTAAAGGAAACAGCAAAAGTGAAGGCCCAAAAGGATCCATTTTGGAGTGCCCTATGA
- a CDS encoding SWIM zinc finger family protein, protein MEKKTMQKGKSYYKKGKVLWVLKYKEKLFSKVLGTYPYYVEVDLEKNSSRCTCPQGKDCKHAAATIIVFEEGFYIESHEPVSEFFPEAALKRYLFHENPELGLEIILKELQYQINNDESGSEVARLLREALKLFSLTPSKEKGFQILEIFKEFERLFPDYNLTGELGREVKETLEGCSL, encoded by the coding sequence ATGGAGAAGAAGACAATGCAAAAGGGTAAGAGCTACTACAAGAAAGGAAAGGTTTTATGGGTTTTAAAATACAAAGAAAAGCTGTTTTCCAAGGTTTTGGGCACTTATCCATATTATGTGGAAGTTGACTTGGAAAAGAACTCCAGCAGGTGCACCTGTCCACAGGGAAAAGACTGCAAGCATGCCGCTGCCACAATAATAGTCTTTGAAGAGGGATTCTACATAGAAAGCCATGAGCCAGTCTCAGAGTTTTTTCCAGAGGCAGCTTTAAAGAGATATCTGTTCCATGAGAATCCGGAATTGGGACTGGAGATTATTTTAAAGGAGCTTCAATATCAAATAAACAACGATGAAAGCGGTAGTGAAGTGGCCAGACTCTTGAGAGAAGCCTTGAAGCTGTTCAGCCTTACTCCGTCTAAAGAAAAAGGTTTCCAAATATTGGAAATTTTTAAAGAATTCGAGAGGCTTTTCCCAGACTACAATTTAACCGGAGAGCTGGGAAGGGAAGTCAAAGAAACTCTAGAAGGGTGCTCTCTTTGA
- a CDS encoding C69 family dipeptidase: MCDILVATPKATKEKVMLFAKNSDRDPNEAQVLEVIPRQKHEEEAVKLTYVEFPQVKESYAVILSRPWWIWGAEMGVNEFGLAIGNTAVFTKEKIPDKGILGMDMIRLALERTKTSKEALHFIIDIIESYGQGGNGSYEHKMLYSNSFIIADPKETWVLESAGKHWVAKRIEDVYSISNALTIEDDWDLASESVERLAKKSNFSFAKHFSDRFYTHFAHGRERRAFTYRKLKEREGEITLEYMMEILRSHSFEPYSPEKGSMRDICMHYGGLTRPSQTASSQISELGKDIHWFTGTSLPCLSIFKPISFEGGIPESEMPTNRYNPKNYWWRIEKLHRLFQTNYQNYIREFSKERDELQIEIIRRTRELKENESLAELTKWAFEREKELVEKWEKLIVPGKFPFLYGIRWRKVNQKAGLR; this comes from the coding sequence ATGTGCGATATTCTCGTTGCAACTCCCAAAGCTACTAAAGAAAAGGTTATGCTTTTTGCGAAAAACAGCGATAGAGATCCAAACGAGGCTCAGGTTCTCGAGGTCATCCCAAGGCAAAAACATGAGGAAGAGGCTGTTAAGCTGACCTATGTTGAATTTCCTCAAGTTAAAGAGAGCTATGCAGTAATTCTCTCACGTCCTTGGTGGATCTGGGGCGCGGAGATGGGAGTTAACGAATTTGGTTTAGCTATAGGTAATACTGCAGTTTTCACCAAGGAGAAGATTCCAGATAAAGGCATCTTGGGAATGGACATGATAAGGCTCGCCCTTGAAAGAACAAAAACCTCTAAAGAGGCTCTTCATTTCATAATTGATATAATCGAGAGCTATGGGCAGGGAGGAAATGGTAGCTACGAGCACAAAATGCTTTACAGCAACTCATTCATAATTGCGGATCCAAAAGAGACGTGGGTCTTGGAGAGTGCTGGCAAACACTGGGTTGCAAAGAGAATTGAGGATGTATACTCTATTTCAAATGCTCTCACGATAGAGGATGACTGGGACTTAGCTTCAGAGAGCGTCGAGAGGCTTGCCAAGAAATCAAACTTCAGCTTTGCCAAGCATTTCTCTGACAGATTCTACACTCATTTTGCCCATGGAAGGGAGAGGAGAGCCTTCACATATCGGAAACTCAAAGAAAGAGAAGGCGAAATAACTCTCGAGTACATGATGGAAATCCTGAGGTCTCACAGCTTCGAGCCGTATTCCCCAGAAAAAGGCTCCATGAGGGATATATGCATGCACTATGGCGGTTTAACAAGGCCCTCTCAAACCGCCTCATCCCAAATCTCGGAGCTTGGCAAGGATATACACTGGTTTACCGGGACTTCGCTTCCATGTTTGAGCATTTTCAAGCCGATATCTTTTGAAGGTGGGATTCCGGAGTCAGAGATGCCCACGAACCGCTATAATCCCAAAAACTACTGGTGGAGGATTGAAAAGTTACACAGGTTGTTCCAGACCAACTATCAAAATTATATTAGAGAATTCTCAAAGGAAAGGGATGAGCTGCAGATAGAGATAATAAGAAGAACGAGGGAACTTAAAGAGAACGAAAGCCTTGCAGAACTTACAAAATGGGCCTTTGAAAGAGAAAAAGAGCTTGTGGAAAAATGGGAGAAGCTTATTGTTCCCGGCAAGTTCCCCTTTTTGTATGGGATAAGATGGAGGAAGGTGAACCAAAAGGCTGGCTTGAGATAA
- a CDS encoding glutamate--tRNA ligase: MELRETILKYALINAIQHDGKANPKAVIGKILGENPELRPRAREIIPLVNDVVQEVNAMSKEEQEVKLREIYPEFFEEKKEKKEEKKGLPPLPKAEKGKVVTRFAPNPDGAFHLGNARAAILSHEYARLYDGKFILRFDDTDPKVKRPEPIFYEWIIEDLKWLGFQIDEIHHASDRLEIYYSYAEKLLEMGKAYVCTCDPEHFRRLRDEGKACPHRDLPPEVQLREWKKMLSGEYKEGEAVVRIKTDLNHPNPAVRDWPALRIIDNPNHPRTGNKYRVWPLYNFASAIDDHELGVTHIFRGQEHAENETRQRYIYEYFGWEYPETVHHGRLSIEGVILSKSKTRKGIEEGKYLGWDDPRLGTIRALRRRGIQPEAIRELIIEVGLKKSDTTISWDNLAAINRRIIEPIANRYFFVADPIPMEIRGYEEEFTAEIPLHPDYPERGVRKLKFTPGKPIYVSKDDLELLKSNEYIRLKDLFNVRIVEVSEEKIIAEFDSVEYEKAREHRWRMIHWVPEGKPCEVLVPEGDELIVRKGLLERDADLKVDDIVQFERFGFVRVDKVEGDKVIAIFAHK, encoded by the coding sequence ATGGAGTTAAGGGAAACAATACTCAAATATGCGCTCATCAATGCGATTCAACACGATGGAAAAGCAAATCCAAAGGCTGTCATAGGGAAAATACTTGGCGAGAACCCAGAGCTGAGGCCAAGGGCGAGGGAGATAATTCCCCTTGTCAATGATGTTGTTCAGGAAGTCAACGCCATGAGCAAGGAGGAGCAAGAAGTAAAACTTAGAGAGATTTATCCAGAGTTCTTTGAGGAGAAGAAGGAGAAAAAAGAAGAGAAGAAAGGCCTCCCACCACTGCCAAAGGCAGAAAAGGGAAAAGTGGTCACGAGGTTTGCACCAAACCCGGATGGGGCTTTTCACCTTGGAAACGCGAGGGCAGCTATCTTAAGCCACGAATATGCAAGGCTTTATGATGGAAAGTTTATTCTAAGGTTTGATGACACCGATCCAAAGGTCAAGAGACCTGAGCCCATATTCTATGAATGGATTATTGAAGATTTGAAGTGGCTTGGCTTTCAAATAGATGAGATTCACCACGCAAGCGACAGGTTGGAGATTTATTATTCCTATGCAGAGAAGCTTCTTGAGATGGGGAAAGCTTACGTCTGCACCTGTGACCCAGAACACTTCAGAAGGCTCAGAGACGAAGGAAAAGCCTGTCCCCACAGAGACCTTCCTCCAGAAGTTCAGCTAAGAGAGTGGAAAAAGATGCTCAGCGGAGAGTACAAAGAGGGTGAAGCTGTCGTTAGAATTAAAACCGACCTAAATCACCCAAACCCTGCAGTTAGGGACTGGCCTGCCCTTAGGATAATTGATAACCCCAATCACCCAAGAACCGGAAACAAGTATCGCGTATGGCCTCTCTACAACTTTGCCTCCGCTATAGACGATCATGAGCTTGGTGTTACACACATCTTCAGAGGGCAAGAACACGCCGAAAACGAGACAAGGCAAAGATACATCTACGAATACTTTGGATGGGAATATCCGGAAACAGTTCATCATGGAAGGCTCTCCATCGAAGGGGTAATTCTAAGCAAGTCCAAGACAAGAAAAGGTATTGAAGAGGGTAAGTATCTCGGATGGGACGACCCAAGACTTGGGACAATTAGGGCGTTGAGGAGGAGAGGCATTCAGCCGGAGGCTATTAGGGAGCTTATAATCGAGGTCGGGCTCAAGAAGAGCGACACCACAATAAGCTGGGACAACCTAGCTGCAATAAACAGAAGGATAATCGAACCAATAGCGAACAGATACTTCTTCGTTGCTGATCCAATTCCAATGGAAATTAGAGGTTATGAAGAAGAGTTTACAGCGGAGATACCACTCCATCCAGATTATCCAGAGAGAGGGGTTAGGAAACTCAAGTTCACCCCCGGAAAGCCTATCTATGTCTCAAAGGACGACCTTGAGCTCTTGAAGAGCAACGAATACATTAGGCTCAAGGATTTATTCAACGTCAGAATAGTCGAAGTTAGCGAAGAAAAAATCATAGCGGAGTTCGACAGCGTTGAATATGAGAAAGCTAGGGAGCACAGGTGGAGGATGATCCACTGGGTTCCCGAGGGCAAGCCGTGTGAAGTTCTCGTCCCAGAAGGAGATGAACTTATCGTGAGGAAGGGGCTACTTGAGAGGGATGCGGACTTAAAGGTCGACGATATCGTGCAGTTTGAACGCTTTGGTTTCGTAAGGGTGGACAAAGTTGAGGGAGACAAAGTGATAGCGATATTTGCTCACAAGTGA